GATCACCCTCGACAACGTGACGATCAAGGTCAACGCGGTGCTGTACTTCCAGGTGATGAACCCCAACTGGGCAGTGACGAAGGTCATGGATTACATTCGCGCCACGATGCAGATCGCTCAGACCACGCTGCGCTCGGTGGTGGGCCAGGTAGAGCTTGACGAATTGCTGGCCCAGCGCGAAAAGATCAACCAGAAGCTCCAGCAGATCATTGACGAGCAGACCGAGCCCTGGGGCATTAAGGTGACCATCGTCGAAGTCAAAGACGTGGAACTGCCGCAGAATATGCAGCGGGCGATGGCGAAACAGGCCGAGGCCGAGCGTGAGAAGCGCGCCAAACTGATCCACGCCGACGGAGAGTTGCAGGCAAGCCGCACCCTGGCGGAGGCGGCGGAAGTGATCGCCAGCGAGCCGGTATCGCTCCAGCTCCGCTACCTGCAGACACTTACCGAAATTGCGGTGGAGAAAAACAGCACGATTATTTTCCCCCTGCCGGTGGAGACGCTCAAGCCCTTCATTGACGCCGTGAGCCGCCGGGCCTACGACGACGTCGCCCCCGCGCCCACACCGCCCCGGAGCGGAGAGCGATGAGAGCGAGGGGCGCGGGGAAAGGCGGTTCCCCCCTGCGCGCTGAAAGGCATACGGAAGGCCTGGAAGCGCGCCCTGTGGAGGCGGTGCAGCGCGG
This DNA window, taken from Chloroflexaceae bacterium, encodes the following:
- a CDS encoding slipin family protein, giving the protein MGGQLALLACLAVLAFIALMVLLSAIKIVPEYERGVIFRLGRLVGARGPGLFLVIPVFERMVRVDTRVITMDVPVQEVITLDNVTIKVNAVLYFQVMNPNWAVTKVMDYIRATMQIAQTTLRSVVGQVELDELLAQREKINQKLQQIIDEQTEPWGIKVTIVEVKDVELPQNMQRAMAKQAEAEREKRAKLIHADGELQASRTLAEAAEVIASEPVSLQLRYLQTLTEIAVEKNSTIIFPLPVETLKPFIDAVSRRAYDDVAPAPTPPRSGER